One Marinitoga sp. 1197 genomic window, TTGGCGTGAAAGGCCAATGTCCTAGGCCGCTAGACGATGGGGGCAATTCGGTTGAAATCTCTTTCATAGCCGAAATATATAATATCAAAAAATTTTTAAAAAGTCAAGAAAACAAAAGGTTAAGTTCTTTAAGAAATGATTTCTAATTTTGGAATATTAAGCAATATAGAAAAAAGTTTTTGAAAGGCTCGCTTCCTATGACTGATTTTATTTTTTACTTCTTCACCTAATTGTCCAAAAGTTAAGGTTTCTCCTTCAGGAATGAAAATTGGATCATATCCAAAACCTTTTTTTCCCAGAATTGAATAAGCTATTTTACCTCTTACTTCACCTTCAACTGAGAACAAAATATTATTTTTAGGATCAAAATATGTTGCTGCACAAACAAAACGCGCATTTCTTTTTTCAAAAGGTACATTTTCTAATTTCTTTAAAATATGTTTCATCTTTTCTTTATATGATTTGTTTTCCATAAATCTTGCAGAATATATTCCTGGAAAACCGTTTAATATTTCTATTTCCAACCCTGAATCATCCGATATAACCGGCGTTCTTAAGACATGAGCTGTTTCTATCGCTTTTTTTATAGAATTTTCAAGGAATGTTTTACCATCTTCATTCACTTCAAAATTCTTCAGAATTTCAAACATTCCTTTAATTTCAAAATTTTTAGGTTTTATTTCATTAACTTCTTTTAATTTATGTTTATTATTAGTCGCAAGATAAATTATCATATTCCCATACCAACCTCTTTCAATCTTTTAGCTGCTTCTGATGGATTCACCTGATGAAATACACCAGCACCAACTACAAATTCTCTAACTCCTGAATTATAAAGCTCTCTAATATTTTTCAATCCAACACCTCCATCTACTTCAATTACTGTATTCAATCCTTTTTCATCTATTAGCTTTTTTAATTTTTTTATTTTCATAAAGATTTCTGGTATAAACTTTTGCCCTGTGAATCCAGGATTTACACTCATAATTAATACTCTATCAACAAATGGGAGTATTTCTTCCAGGAGCAATACAGGGGTATGCGGATTTAATGATACTCCTGCATCGCATCCTAATTCTTTAATTTTTGTAATTGTTCTATGAAGGTGTGTAACTGCCTCATAATGAACTGTTATTCCATTTACTCCCATTTTGGCATAATCTTCTATATATCTATCTGGCTCTATAATCATCAAATGTGTATCAAGATATTTATCTGTAATTTTTCTCACATATTTTACTATTGGACTACCAAAAGAAATATTCTGTACGAATACTCCATCCATTATGTCTAAATGAATCCCATCAATATTATTTTCTACACTTTTTATATGTTCTCCTAATTTTGAAAAATCTGCGGCTAAAATTGAAGGATATATTTTCATTTCCATCTTTTCCTCCTTATTTTTTTATTATATTCTTCCACTTCATTATATATTTTTAAATAATTTTTATACCTCACTTCGGATATTTGGTTATTTTCCACAGCTTCTTTCACACCACAATGCGGCTCATTTATATGAACACAATCACTAAAACCACAATACATAGAATGTTCATGAAATTCTACAAAATATTCCTGTAATTTTTCAGGTTTAAAATCATATATTTCAAAAGCTGCGAACCCCGGAGTATCTGCAACAAATCCACCAAAATCAAATTTTAATAATTCTGTGTATGTAGTTGTATGTTTTCCACGCTGTAGTTTATCGGATATTCTACCCACTCGAAGCTTAAGACCGGGATTAATTGCATTTAATAAAGAAGATTTCCCTACTCCTGACATTCCAGCAAATGTTGATATTTTATTTTTTAAGTGTAATTTTATCTCTTCAATACCTATTTCTTTTTTTGCGCTTGCCAGTATCACAGGATATAACGGCGAATATATTTCTAAAAATTTATCAATTTCATCTTTAGTTAATAGATCTACTTTATTTAACACTATTATACAATTCAAATTATTTTTTTCTACCTGAATAAGAAATTTATCTATTATTAAATAATCTACTTTTGGGCTCTTCAAACAGGTTACTAAAACTGTTTGATCAACATTCGCAATTTTTGGTCTGTAAAGCATATTGCGTTTAGGAAGAATATTTTCTATTTTAGCTACACCATTTTCAAATGAATAATCCACATAATCACCAACTATTGGTGTAATTTTTTGTAATTTGAATTTTCCCCTTAGAAATGCTGTTATCTTTTCCTTTGTTTCTAAATCAAATAATTCCAACGTATTTGAATGAAAACGAGTCACTATGCCTCTGCGTATATTCACCTATTCACCTCCGAGGAAGATATTTTTAATAATATAGTATCGCCTTTATTTACATTTGTTCCCGGCTTTGGTTCCATATCTATAACTGTTTCTATTTTAGTATCAGAATTATATATTTTTATTATTTTATAATTTAATTTGTATGCTGTTAAAAACTGTTCTGCTAATTCCAGAGGAACACCTATCAGGTCTGGTACTTTAAGCGTTTCTATTTTTCCTAATTGTATAAACACGTGTCTTCCTTTTTTTACTCTGGATCCTGCTGATGGTTCAGTGTATAATACTGTATCACCAATTCCCTGAATTATTGGAATTAATCCTGTTTCTTTTAGTGCTTTCATTGCCGTGTTTTTTTCTTCTCCTTTTACATCAGGGATGACAACATATGTATAATTATTGACAAAAATAAATATAATTAGGAGTAAAATTAAACCTCCTGTAATTGCCCCTAATATATACATAAAAAAATTGTATAAAAATTTTTTTATACGTTCTCTAATATACAAAAATTTCATTTCAAATTTATTCCTCTTTTTCTTAGTTTTAACTGCCCACATGCAGCATCAATATCTGTGCCCTTTTCAACCCTCAATGTGGCTTCTATGTTATATTCCTTCAATTTGCTTACAAAATTATTCAAAAATTTCTTTGAAGGTCTTTCAAATCC contains:
- the rdgB gene encoding RdgB/HAM1 family non-canonical purine NTP pyrophosphatase, whose protein sequence is MIIYLATNNKHKLKEVNEIKPKNFEIKGMFEILKNFEVNEDGKTFLENSIKKAIETAHVLRTPVISDDSGLEIEILNGFPGIYSARFMENKSYKEKMKHILKKLENVPFEKRNARFVCAATYFDPKNNILFSVEGEVRGKIAYSILGKKGFGYDPIFIPEGETLTFGQLGEEVKNKISHRKRAFQKLFSILLNIPKLEIIS
- the rpe gene encoding ribulose-phosphate 3-epimerase; amino-acid sequence: MEMKIYPSILAADFSKLGEHIKSVENNIDGIHLDIMDGVFVQNISFGSPIVKYVRKITDKYLDTHLMIIEPDRYIEDYAKMGVNGITVHYEAVTHLHRTITKIKELGCDAGVSLNPHTPVLLLEEILPFVDRVLIMSVNPGFTGQKFIPEIFMKIKKLKKLIDEKGLNTVIEVDGGVGLKNIRELYNSGVREFVVGAGVFHQVNPSEAAKRLKEVGMGI
- the rsgA gene encoding ribosome small subunit-dependent GTPase A, producing the protein MNIRRGIVTRFHSNTLELFDLETKEKITAFLRGKFKLQKITPIVGDYVDYSFENGVAKIENILPKRNMLYRPKIANVDQTVLVTCLKSPKVDYLIIDKFLIQVEKNNLNCIIVLNKVDLLTKDEIDKFLEIYSPLYPVILASAKKEIGIEEIKLHLKNKISTFAGMSGVGKSSLLNAINPGLKLRVGRISDKLQRGKHTTTYTELLKFDFGGFVADTPGFAAFEIYDFKPEKLQEYFVEFHEHSMYCGFSDCVHINEPHCGVKEAVENNQISEVRYKNYLKIYNEVEEYNKKIRRKRWK
- a CDS encoding PASTA domain-containing protein; this encodes MYILGAITGGLILLLIIFIFVNNYTYVVIPDVKGEEKNTAMKALKETGLIPIIQGIGDTVLYTEPSAGSRVKKGRHVFIQLGKIETLKVPDLIGVPLELAEQFLTAYKLNYKIIKIYNSDTKIETVIDMEPKPGTNVNKGDTILLKISSSEVNR